AAGTACAAGGCTTGTGTGAAGGGTTCAGAGTTCTGGACAGGAATTTGGGCTTAGTGAGAGGGGTATGAGTAAAGGCCGCAACACACCGAGCGACAGAGCCTAACTGTCAACCAGTTTTCATGAGTGACTAACCAGTGGCTATTAGTTTTTGTGGTACACTAATTCAATATTTGAATCTCCAGTGAACGGCGCTCCCCAAACCGCATGTGCAACAACCAATCAAATGtgggctttcacaaaagcaaacgttTCAATCCGGAATATACATTGTGTTTTAAAATCTCACTTGACTATTTTTCTTAGGTTATATTTAACAGCGTCTAATAATGCAAAGCGTACAGAGTCTGTCGCTGAAATCCAAAAGTCTGGTCACTGAATGGGGTGACGGATCTTGGATTTCTTTCCCCCGAAGTGTTTCACTGGAATAATGTGAGCGTGAGTTCTTGACTTGTTTAAGTGTGCTCTGTAATTGACTGGTAAGCGTTCAAGGGTGTACCCGGCTCTTCTCTGCAAAAGTCAGCTTCAGTTGGttaaacaatctaaattgtctctcCGGGTGAGTTTCAGTAGGTTCCTGGCGAATCGATGAATTCATTGTCTGGTCTGTGCTCTGACAATCGCATCCAAATGAATGGATAGTTGGAAATGTGAAAAGTAAGTATTTGTTGGCTTTGACGCGATTTCGATGTGAAAATCGGACCCGGAAGCGTAATCTCGCTTTCTCAAAAACTTTTCCTCGCGTCGGACATCAGTTTGAAGCTCAGGTGAAGAAGCTCACCTGCCCTTCTGCCTACCCTCACGGACACCAAAGTACAAAAGAGACATATATTGACGTTTATTTACCTTCGAGGCGAGGGCAGAGGAACGTCTCCCCCACGAAGTGTGTATTCTTATGCTCCCTGTGCGACTGCGACACATCGCGGTGACTTGGAGCCTCAAAACTGCTTCCCCTCCCGTTTTCCGACTCCACCATTAGACAGCCAACAACAGCGGGCAGAAAAGTGCTTCCGtgaaatatcaaaataaaagcttcaaAAGAAGACGTTTTCTTCAATGGATCGGATAACGACGGTGTCTCGGTGATCATTTAAACATGTTTAATTACTATTATGTGTCCACCAAGAGCGTGTACTTCAACGCATCGGAACTTTGAGTTAATTTAAAAATTCACAAAACGTTGTCGTTCCGCTTTTGCTCACTTGTGTATTGAGTGACTTTTGATTGAATCGAAGCACACATAAAAATACTGGCACAATAAGATTcgataaagcaaaaaaaaaaacacaattggaAAGTTGAGTTGCTTGCACGCTATGGAAAGGTTGTGCAGGATGTGCTTCGTTTCCGACTGTCACCACGGGAAACCCACAATGTTGGCGAGAAGTGTGATTCACGTTTCTTTTGAATTAACCTAAAATacgttttatttgttgttactttggacAGTAACGGCGATAATAACACCCCTCCCGCCAATATTTGTTGTGTGTTGAGGGAGgcaaagaaaaacttttttttgttgcaaactgTAGTAACTCAGTTTCCCCTCTAGATTATGCTATGGTACACTAAAACTGCACAACCCAGTAAGAAATGCCCCAAACTGTAGGTCTAAAACCGCAAAACATCGTTGAACCCAAAAGGGacactcttacacacacacacactactgagCTGACATTCAAACCCCGATATTTAGAACTGTGGGGCAGACGTGATAATCATTGTCCACCATgctgaaaaaaagacacaccAGTAGTAAAATAGCAAAAAACTAAGTATGTGCTAAGACCTAAGAATAATGCAAGATCCATACTTGTTTACAGCCAAATAGATATATTAAAGGTAAAGTACTATATACACAACAATagagacacattttttatcattcaaACAGAACAATGTCCTCATCAACATCTTGAGGGCCggttaaagaaaataattttaatttttggggggcaagACATGGTGGTTATTGCTTTTAGCGACCCTGAGAGCAGGAAGTGCGTCAGTTGAAGTTGCATAACGGCTACGATTCATTTATGTGACCCAGGTGTCGACGCGAAGACGTTTCGTCGCCACACTGTCATCAGCCTCTGAACGAGCGATAGCCAGGGGGAGGAAGTCGGGGCGACGGCGCGGCGGATGCTCGTCCCGCTGGACTGCGCCTTCGCAAGGAGCGGAATAGCCCCGAGGcggagggggagaggggggctCGTCCTTGATGTTGATGTTACTGTGGTTGGTGGTGATGCCTGGTCTGCAAACATGGTGGAGGGTCAGGGGAAGTTCAACTCATgattcaattaattttttaaaaaatattaaaaagcagaagacattttttcttttttaaacatacacacatacacacacgcacaccactAAAATTAATAGTTGCAGCTGAAAAAACAGCCCATCTACAGTACgtcaaaatattatttatattacCATGTGAATATTGGCcgtttattaaattaatttatattCCTAAATAAGTTTCATTTGCCTACCGCAAGTTTTAATAGATTAGGACAAACTACGATTCCCATCATGCATCGGAAACGAGAACAGTCCAATCAAAAGAGGCAATATGTGACGTCACAAGTCTATATAAATTGAACTCTgcctttcgctctctctcttcctctcccaAAAGTCCGTACGTGGCGTACAAAGATTCGAGGACGAGACATGTAAGTTAAGGTATTTGTGTCATTGGCGATGTCGTGGAAACAACGGAAGTTTTATATGTCGCTGACAAAAACCGCACGGAATCGTAATTTAAGCAAGAGTGTCGAAATGGAGCTAGGACTGAAGGCTAAGCTAAAGCTGCATGCTGTTGACTGGGCCACACACCACGTGCTGGGAGACTTGCTTCTGTAAACAATTTGTCCAGTTTTCAGTGTGCCATAAaggcatgtttttgtaaagCAAAACGAAACCGAAAGCTAATCTATATAGCTTTTGggcatatgtttttttaaacatttcttaAACAGAAATGATTGCTCAGCACGTTTATTTCTGTTATATGAAAATTTATATTTTGTGAAAACATTCAACGTGTATAAACATATACACCAGGCTCCTATCGAAGCCGTTGTTGCTCTTTTTAGTAGCATTCAACGGTCAAAAGGAAGCCGAAAGAAAAACTTTCACCGACGGTCGCTGTTCAGTTTAAACGAATAACTGATACAGCAACAATTTTGGGAAAGGATATGCTGACGAATATAACTCTACCAAGtccacagaaactgatgtaatTGTCCCTTTCCGCAGATGTTGGGCTTATGCGTCTGGCGACCATAAATCAAAGGTATGTCTAAATTATTACAACGCTGTACAGTGGGACTGCCAATGGCAAATGCTATCTTAAGATGACCGTGATTTAATAATGGCCATGGTCAACCTTGGAAACCTTTTGTTATAAAAAGATAACAAATGCCGGAAATTGCATTTTCAATGCTGATGTCATAAATCAGTTTAAACCAATATCAAAAGACGAGGCAAAGGCAGTTCCACAGTGCATCTCTGGCCGTGATGACACACTTGCCCTCACTGAGATCTGTGATTGATTCTCCAATTACTGAGCCATGTTACTATCAATTACCCAAAGTGATTGCTGTAATCTCGTCTAATGGCCAATTTCTTCAATTTAGGACGAAGAGTCTTCAGTGGCATTCAGGTAAATGACCAATTGGTGTACTCACCTCTGGGTGGAATAATgtcatgaatgaatgtatatgcaTGCAATCCTAAGGAACAAGCTTGTCTGTAGCTTGTGCCCTCCAAGTGCGTGCTAGAACATGCGGGGCAGTCTTTGACTGTTCTGACGTTACCGTGGCAGCAGCGGCCACTCAGCTGTCCCACAGATCAATAGTGGTTGTATTGCATTTGCCCAAACCTTGGTTTTGTTccaatttgtgtttatttttgtctagGTTGTCAGGCCTTTGATGTTGACACTTCTAAGGTGTGTAAACTACTGGTTCATGCAAGCGCTTTGTGATCTGTGATGACCTTTTTAATGATTAGGACTAAGTTAGACCCTGGGTAAAAATTGACCCGCAAACAGACAGTGGTGGTCGTTTCTAACACAACATGAGGGCTAGACACCTgtcttgctcacacacacacacagacaaccccctcccctcccgtcCATGGGAACTTGATTTGACCAGTGCCCAGATTTTCTCACAGAAATATCTATAAATACCTGAGCCTGGATCATTTGAGTTTCATTGTGCAGCAGCATCTGTCAATTTCATCATGAGCAAAAGGCATTATACAGTCCGTGAGAATCTGGATCACATCCTCGAGGAGGGAGAGGCTTTGGAGGAGATGGATCAGGCTGAAATAGAGGAAGACGTGTCTGAGGACgattttgtggaatatgatccACATCCAGATGAAGACACATCCGATCCAGATGAGGAAGTAGGACTGAATGAGCCAGAACAGGGCTTTGTTTCGAAGAATGGGCAGGTTTGGTCCTCAATTCCATATGAAAATGAAGGCAGAGCAACATCTGCAAACATTATAAAAATGACCCCTGGACCCACTCGATTTGCGAAGTCACATATTCAAGATATAAAGACTGCATTTCAGCTATTTATACCAAGCTCCATCCAATCAATCTTGATTGAGATGACAAACCTGGAGGGGAGGAAAGTCTTCAGCCAAAgttgggaggacattgatggtaTCAAACTTGATGCCTACTTCGGCCTTCTGCTTCTTGCTGGGGTGTACAGGTGTGTATTCTGCATCATCTCTTACAAACTCCAATGTTATTTTACACTGTATATTATAAAATTGGCTCACTGGCCACCTAGCCAGTAAAACATCCCTGTATGTAATGTGTTTGTGAATAGCCACAGATAACGACTAAGTCTGTGGTTTACCTCATTCTCGATGTAAAGCATCtataatatgtaatatgtaatGATATGTAATATGTAAATGCACTATATTTATGAATAGAATGAATTATGATGATATTATTattgatcatcatcattatgtGTTTCTATTGCCCGTGTTgatgtgctttataaataagtTCTCCTTGTCTTGCCTTGACAGATCCAACAATGAAGCCACCTCGAGCCTCTGGAATGCTGAGTCAGGTCGGAATATTTTTTGTGCAACAATGTCCCTTCAGACCTTTCATGTCCTGTCGAGAGTCATCCGCTTTGATAACcgggagaccagagcagcacggCGTGCCCTTGACAAACTTGCTCCCATCAGGGAAGTCTGGGAcaagtgggtggagcttctGCCGTCCATGTATAATCCTGGGCCAGAGGTAACTGTAGACGAGCGACTTGTCCCATTCCGAGGCCGCTGTCCGTTCAGGCAGTATATTCCAAGCAAACCTGCAAAGTACGGAGTCAAGATCTGGGCAGCATGCGATGCCAGGAGCAGTTATGCTTGGAATATGCAGATCTACACAGGCAAATCTGCAAGTGGAATGACCGAAAGGAACCAGGGcatgcgggtggtgctggacttGACAGAGGGTCTACGTGGGCATAACATCACCTGCGATAACTTTTTCACTTCTTATGCCCTCGGCCAAGAGCTGCTGAAGAGAAAACTGACCATGGTGGGAAcagtaagaaaaaataaaccagagctccctcctgccctgatTGACACCAAAGACAGAGTTCCTCTCTCCTCAAAATTTGCTTTCACAGAAACCACCACAATGGTGTCCTACGTtccgaagaagaggaagaatgtCACCCTGATCTCAACCCTCCACAAGGACGCTGCTGTGAGCAGCAGGGAGGACAAGAAGCCAGCAATAATATTGGACTATAACCGTTGCAAAGGGGGAGTTGATGTTCTTGATAAGGTCACTGCCACATACACCTGTCAGAGAAAAACATTACAGTGGCCAATGGTTGTGTTCTTCAACATGCTGGATGTGTCGGCCTACAATGCGTTTGTGCTGTGGACGGAGGTCAGTACTGGATGGAACATTGGGAAGTTCAACAGGAGGAGGCTCTTTCTGGAGGAGCTGGGGAAAGCTCTGGTGAGGCCACATATAGAGAGACGCCAGCGGGTACCCCGAGCTCCTGGCAGTGCCGAGTTGGTGAGAGAGCTGCAGGCAGCAAGTAAGGCAGCGACTTCTACAGGGTCTACAGGGCTCCGGCCAGTGGATGCCAAAGGCACCAAAAGAAAGAGGTGCCAGTTTTGCCCTtcaaacaaagacagaaaaacgACGACAACCTGCCACAattgtcaaaaatacatttgcagggagcacatgcaaacattaGCTTTCTGTGATTCGTgcaggtgaacacacacacacacatcttcaaGTTTGTGTTCATTAATCATAATTGATCTGTGAATATTATTTGAATCAAATAAAGTTGgtgattgaatttttattttctgaatcaaatagtgttgatgtttgaaaaaaaatgttttctgtgttcatgcaGTCATCATTATTCTGAGGTTGGTGTTTTTGGTAAATAAAGTTGTTTTCTGAAGAACAAAGGCTCCTTTTTTCTAACAAATTTAtgcgggtcaaatttgaccctagCACCACCAATGTAACtatgattaatatatatatatatatgttaaactttttttccagaagttATATTCTAATATTGTTCTATTGTAGTCAGAAAACATTATCAATGGGTTTCACATTTAGTTAACATATGGTTAAACAACcttattttcagctaaaaaataaGGGACATGGTGTCTCGGGGGCCATAAAATCCAATTACAATAGGATTTTATGGTTATGAATGCATATAATGTTAGTTAGGATGTAGTATTAACAATATTGAGTGATACTCctttctttttaatgattaGGACTAAGTTAGACCCTGGGTAAAAATTGACCCGCAAACAACAGACAGTGGTGGTCGGCCAACATGAGGATTGAGTGTGCTCTGTAATTGACTGGTAAGCGTTCAAGGGTGTACCCGGCTCTTCTCTGCAAAAGTCAGCTTCAGTTGGttaaacaatctaaattgtctctcCGGGTGAGTTTCAGTAGGTTCCTGGCGAATCGATGAATTCATTGTCTGGTCTGTGCTCTGACAATCTCATCCAAATGAATGGATAGTTGGAAATGTGAAAAGTAAGTATTTGTTGGCTTTGACGCAATTTCGATGTGAAAATCGGACCCGGAAGCGTAATCTCGCTTTCTCAAAAACTTTTCCTCGCGTCGGACATCAGTTTGAAGCTCAGGTGAAGAAGCTCACCTGCCCTTCTGCCTACCCTCGCGGACACCAAAGTACAAAAGAGACAAATATTGACGTTTATTT
This Hippocampus zosterae strain Florida chromosome 4, ASM2543408v3, whole genome shotgun sequence DNA region includes the following protein-coding sequences:
- the LOC127598920 gene encoding piggyBac transposable element-derived protein 4-like, yielding MSKRHYTVRENLDHILEEGEALEEMDQAEIEEDVSEDDFVEYDPHPDEDTSDPDEEVGLNEPEQGFVSKNGQVWSSIPYENEGRATSANIIKMTPGPTRFAKSHIQDIKTAFQLFIPSSIQSILIEMTNLEGRKVFSQSWEDIDGIKLDAYFGLLLLAGVYRSNNEATSSLWNAESGRNIFCATMSLQTFHVLSRVIRFDNRETRAARRALDKLAPIREVWDKWVELLPSMYNPGPEVTVDERLVPFRGRCPFRQYIPSKPAKYGVKIWAACDARSSYAWNMQIYTGKSASGMTERNQGMRVVLDLTEGLRGHNITCDNFFTSYALGQELLKRKLTMVGTVRKNKPELPPALIDTKDRVPLSSKFAFTETTTMVSYVPKKRKNVTLISTLHKDAAVSSREDKKPAIILDYNRCKGGVDVLDKVTATYTCQRKTLQWPMVVFFNMLDVSAYNAFVLWTEVSTGWNIGKFNRRRLFLEELGKALVRPHIERRQRVPRAPGSAELVRELQAASKAATSTGSTGLRPVDAKGTKRKRCQFCPSNKDRKTTTTCHNCQKYICREHMQTLAFCDSCR